One window of the Ureibacillus sp. FSL W7-1570 genome contains the following:
- the accA gene encoding acetyl-CoA carboxylase carboxyl transferase subunit alpha produces MSKPLSFEEPIIKLREKIDELRELAKTANVDMSDEIRTLEERLRQLEIKIYSNMEPWNRVQVARHPERPTTLDYIEKIFTDFIELHGDRYFSDDEAIVGGIASFEGQPVTIIGHQRGKGTKENIRRNFGMPHPEGYRKALRLMKQAEKFKRPIICFIDTKGAYPGKAAEERGQSEAIAKNLFEMAGLKVPVISMVIGEGGSGGALALGVTNRIYMLENSTYSVISPEGAASILWKDASLAKQAAEAMKITAQDLKEMGIIDEIIPEVPGGAHRNPAEQANILKEYLKKGLDELTVMSEEEIIQDRYDKFRQIGDYIEENVQ; encoded by the coding sequence ATGTCTAAACCTTTATCATTTGAAGAGCCGATCATTAAACTGAGAGAAAAAATAGATGAATTGAGGGAATTGGCCAAAACGGCGAATGTAGACATGTCCGATGAGATCCGGACATTGGAAGAACGGTTGCGCCAATTGGAAATCAAAATTTATTCGAATATGGAACCTTGGAATCGGGTACAAGTGGCGAGACATCCGGAGCGGCCAACCACCCTTGATTATATTGAGAAAATATTTACAGATTTCATCGAATTGCATGGTGACCGATACTTTTCCGATGATGAAGCGATCGTCGGAGGAATCGCGTCCTTTGAAGGGCAGCCGGTGACCATTATTGGCCATCAGCGCGGAAAAGGAACGAAGGAAAATATTCGCCGGAATTTCGGTATGCCCCATCCGGAAGGGTACCGCAAAGCGCTGCGTTTAATGAAACAAGCAGAAAAATTCAAACGTCCGATTATTTGCTTTATTGATACAAAAGGGGCTTATCCGGGAAAAGCGGCGGAAGAGCGCGGGCAAAGTGAGGCGATCGCCAAAAATTTATTTGAAATGGCCGGACTTAAGGTGCCTGTCATCAGCATGGTCATTGGTGAAGGGGGAAGCGGCGGAGCTTTGGCATTGGGCGTGACAAACCGCATTTATATGCTGGAAAATTCCACATACTCCGTAATTTCTCCGGAAGGTGCCGCCTCCATATTATGGAAGGATGCAAGCCTTGCAAAACAAGCGGCGGAGGCAATGAAAATCACTGCCCAAGACTTGAAGGAAATGGGCATCATCGATGAAATCATTCCTGAAGTGCCTGGAGGGGCCCACCGCAATCCGGCTGAACAAGCAAACATATTAAAAGAATACTTGAAAAAAGGGCTGGACGAATTGACGGTCATGTCAGAAGAAGAAATTATCCAGGATCGCTATGATAAATTCCGTCAAATTGGGGACTATATTGAAGAAAATGTTCAATAA
- the accD gene encoding acetyl-CoA carboxylase, carboxyltransferase subunit beta, with amino-acid sequence MAIKDLLSLNRKKSKGAILNPKKESSFPADLMTKCPSCRKIFLTKEVETNFKVCPNCDHHFKMTAWERIDSFLDVESFTPFDEHLRTTNPLNFPSYIEKVEADMRKTGLSEAVLTGSGTLKGENVVVAVMDSHFRMGSMGSVVGEKITRAIEKATEMQVPFIIFTASGGARMQEGVISLMQMAKTSVALKRHSDEGLLFISIMTDPTTGGVSASFASLGDINIAEPKALIGFAGRRVIEQTVREKLPDDFQTAEFLLAHGQLDAIFHRKEMRDKVATIVKLHKRGGVSHV; translated from the coding sequence GTGGCGATAAAAGATTTGCTATCTTTAAATCGTAAAAAATCGAAAGGGGCCATTTTAAATCCGAAAAAAGAAAGTTCATTTCCGGCGGATTTAATGACAAAATGCCCATCATGCCGAAAAATCTTTTTAACGAAAGAAGTGGAAACGAATTTTAAAGTATGCCCAAACTGCGACCATCATTTTAAAATGACGGCATGGGAACGGATCGACTCTTTTTTGGATGTGGAATCATTTACACCTTTTGATGAACATTTGCGCACGACGAATCCGCTGAATTTCCCTTCTTACATCGAAAAAGTGGAAGCGGATATGAGAAAAACGGGATTGTCCGAAGCGGTTTTAACCGGAAGCGGAACGTTGAAAGGGGAAAATGTGGTTGTAGCGGTGATGGATTCCCATTTCAGAATGGGTTCCATGGGTTCCGTTGTCGGTGAAAAAATTACGCGCGCAATCGAAAAAGCGACGGAAATGCAAGTGCCGTTCATCATCTTCACTGCAAGCGGCGGTGCACGGATGCAGGAAGGCGTCATCTCGTTAATGCAAATGGCAAAGACGAGCGTTGCATTAAAACGGCACAGCGATGAAGGGTTGCTCTTCATTTCCATCATGACGGACCCGACAACCGGTGGAGTGTCAGCAAGCTTTGCATCCCTCGGGGACATCAATATTGCCGAACCTAAAGCGCTCATCGGTTTTGCCGGGAGAAGGGTGATTGAACAAACGGTGAGGGAAAAGTTGCCTGATGATTTCCAAACGGCAGAATTTTTGCTCGCCCATGGCCAACTGGATGCCATTTTCCATCGCAAAGAAATGCGGGATAAAGTGGCGACGATTGTGAAATTGCACAAGAGGGGAGGAGTATCTCATGTCTAA
- a CDS encoding GntR family transcriptional regulator codes for MNEKQENKKVFLEIVSKLKDLIIREKLQPGDKLPSERVLSEMLGVGRSSVREALRSLELLGIIETRHGGGTFLASSQQYRLVELLATFILQENQSIRDVHKTREIHEKEAIRIICANKRLRELPVWESLFLKIELETEVIRDHILRELLIASENRLALRIWIQLAAYSAGALKKVTTEEEKPILQRLLTSLRLGYEKEALKAYTEWLDYL; via the coding sequence ATGAATGAGAAACAGGAGAACAAAAAAGTCTTTCTGGAAATTGTCAGCAAATTGAAAGACTTGATTATTAGGGAAAAACTGCAACCGGGTGACAAACTGCCTTCCGAGAGAGTTTTATCAGAGATGCTGGGTGTCGGCAGATCTTCGGTGAGGGAGGCGCTCCGCAGCTTGGAATTGCTGGGCATTATTGAAACCCGGCATGGTGGAGGCACTTTTTTGGCCTCTTCGCAACAATACCGGCTTGTGGAATTATTGGCGACTTTTATTTTGCAAGAAAATCAATCGATACGTGATGTCCATAAAACCCGGGAAATTCATGAAAAAGAAGCGATACGCATCATTTGTGCAAATAAACGGTTAAGGGAACTCCCCGTTTGGGAAAGCTTATTTTTAAAAATTGAATTGGAAACGGAAGTCATTCGGGATCATATTTTGCGCGAATTATTGATCGCCTCTGAAAATCGTTTGGCTTTGCGCATATGGATTCAACTCGCCGCTTATAGCGCAGGTGCATTAAAAAAAGTGACGACGGAGGAAGAAAAACCGATTTTGCAAAGATTGTTGACCTCATTGCGGCTCGGTTATGAAAAAGAAGCTTTAAAAGCATATACCGAATGGCTGGACTATTTATAA
- the dnaE gene encoding DNA polymerase III subunit alpha, translating to MSVYPQIRTSADLLKSTIRMEELIPFLVEQKAEACAIVNSKLYGLLPFYHGLKKAGIHPVIGLTAKIQSGRIVLPLLIYARDNIGYKNLLKISSSIAIRDDEHLPIQWLKGYSEGICIVIPAIDDDGVWLENASMIELLKGIFHGRLWLGISRIGGEKSAFESEVLRFSETLHIPILALHECLYLKREDAFSYRVARSIDLGVKLSEQSSLKEEGHHYTPTREEWMKWFQDRKEWLEESRKMLLGCQVEIEQKGHIMPKYPLPEGQSAEQVLKRLALKGLKERLKTDSPNEIYVNRLNYELEIICSMGFSDYFLIVADFMNYARRQHILTGPGRGSSAGSLVAYSLYITQVDPIRYGLLFERFLNPERVTLPDIDIDFLDTRREEVIEYVAKKYREKHVAQIITFGTLSAKAVARDVARMFNFEPDTLEMISRFIPNKPGITLMEAYKTNEAFRNWVGGEGIRKRWFETALKLEGLPRNASTHAAGVVLSPVPLVEVVPIEKGHDGIFLTQWPMQEVEQMGLLKMDFLGLRNLTMIEQIQKMIYYTRNRRIDLNEIPLDDKQTFELLQKGDTLGIFQLESEGMKNALKEIVPTQFSDIVAVNALYRPGPMQFIPVYAARKKGLEPVIMPHADLEPILKETYGIIVYQEQIMQIAHILAGFSLGQADLLRRAVSKKKREVLEEQRVAFVNGAINKGYGKEVAESVYEQIVRFADYGFAKSHAVAYSMISYQMAYLKAHFPLEFYAVMMTFATGNQDKLFSFIVEARSKGINILRPSLHKSGRVFTVENGSIRFSLSAILGVSQSFLQKLMEVRKEQGKFSDLFDLAVALSGKYFTRKSIEPLIKAGVLDDFGKDRATLLATIEAAEKHAGIVRPTEDENLFTSQASLFGKPKYMEVPPVPNKMKLQFEKEVLGFYLTEHPVETVRKRLHVDTNILQLKRAPQDTYVKFAGMVESIRQLRTKNGELMAFVQVQDEYGSISTTIFPKQYNECMGWLREDLLVYLEGKVQYRFNQPQIIIKIIKLLQ from the coding sequence ATGTCCGTTTATCCGCAAATACGAACAAGTGCAGATTTATTAAAAAGTACGATTCGTATGGAAGAACTCATCCCTTTTTTAGTTGAACAAAAGGCAGAAGCTTGTGCAATCGTCAATTCGAAATTGTACGGGCTTTTGCCTTTTTACCATGGATTAAAAAAGGCAGGGATTCATCCCGTCATTGGCCTGACCGCCAAAATACAATCCGGCCGCATCGTTCTGCCCCTCCTGATTTACGCACGGGACAACATCGGCTATAAAAATCTGTTAAAAATCTCAAGCAGCATTGCCATAAGAGATGATGAACATTTGCCGATCCAGTGGCTAAAAGGCTACTCGGAAGGCATTTGCATCGTCATTCCCGCCATCGATGATGATGGGGTTTGGTTGGAGAATGCCTCCATGATTGAATTGTTGAAGGGGATTTTCCACGGTCGGTTATGGTTGGGGATTTCAAGAATAGGCGGGGAAAAATCCGCATTTGAAAGCGAAGTCCTCCGTTTTAGTGAAACATTACATATTCCGATTCTGGCACTTCATGAATGTTTATATTTAAAGCGGGAAGATGCCTTCAGTTATCGGGTGGCCAGAAGCATCGATCTGGGTGTCAAACTGAGTGAACAATCATCTTTGAAAGAAGAAGGGCACCATTATACCCCAACCCGGGAAGAATGGATGAAATGGTTTCAAGACCGCAAAGAATGGTTGGAAGAAAGCAGAAAGATGCTTCTCGGATGCCAAGTGGAAATTGAGCAGAAAGGACATATCATGCCGAAATATCCTTTGCCGGAAGGACAAAGTGCCGAACAGGTGTTAAAAAGGCTTGCGTTAAAGGGCCTAAAAGAACGCTTAAAAACGGATTCCCCCAATGAAATTTACGTGAACCGATTGAATTATGAACTGGAAATCATATGTTCCATGGGCTTTTCGGATTATTTTTTGATTGTGGCGGATTTTATGAATTATGCCCGCAGACAACATATTTTAACAGGACCTGGAAGGGGTTCGTCCGCAGGCTCCCTGGTCGCTTATTCCCTGTACATCACCCAAGTGGATCCGATCCGATATGGATTGTTGTTTGAGCGGTTCTTGAATCCCGAGCGGGTGACCTTGCCGGATATCGATATAGACTTTCTCGATACGAGAAGGGAAGAAGTCATCGAATATGTGGCAAAAAAATATAGGGAAAAGCATGTGGCACAAATCATCACCTTCGGAACGCTGTCAGCAAAGGCCGTAGCCCGGGATGTTGCAAGAATGTTCAATTTCGAACCGGATACCCTTGAAATGATTTCCCGCTTTATTCCGAATAAGCCGGGCATCACATTGATGGAAGCATATAAGACGAATGAGGCTTTCAGAAATTGGGTCGGAGGGGAAGGAATCCGGAAACGCTGGTTTGAAACGGCGCTGAAATTGGAAGGCTTGCCCCGGAATGCTTCCACCCATGCGGCAGGAGTTGTGTTAAGCCCGGTTCCTTTGGTGGAGGTCGTTCCGATCGAAAAGGGGCATGACGGCATTTTTCTGACCCAATGGCCGATGCAGGAAGTGGAACAAATGGGCCTGCTAAAAATGGACTTTTTGGGATTGCGCAATTTAACGATGATTGAACAAATTCAAAAAATGATTTACTACACCCGAAATCGGCGTATCGATCTCAATGAGATTCCACTTGATGACAAACAAACCTTTGAACTTTTGCAAAAAGGGGATACGTTGGGGATTTTCCAGCTGGAATCGGAAGGGATGAAAAATGCGCTGAAGGAAATTGTCCCTACCCAATTTTCCGATATTGTCGCGGTGAATGCCTTATACAGACCCGGACCAATGCAGTTTATACCGGTTTATGCGGCAAGAAAAAAGGGGCTTGAGCCTGTTATTATGCCCCATGCGGATTTGGAGCCGATCCTGAAAGAAACGTACGGCATCATTGTGTACCAGGAACAAATCATGCAAATTGCACACATTTTGGCGGGATTCTCCCTGGGACAGGCCGATTTGCTAAGAAGAGCGGTCAGCAAGAAAAAGCGGGAAGTGTTGGAAGAACAAAGAGTCGCTTTCGTCAATGGTGCCATTAACAAAGGATACGGCAAAGAAGTGGCGGAATCGGTATATGAACAGATCGTCCGCTTTGCGGATTACGGATTTGCGAAAAGCCACGCAGTAGCTTATAGCATGATTTCCTATCAAATGGCCTACTTAAAAGCCCATTTTCCTTTGGAGTTTTACGCGGTGATGATGACTTTTGCAACGGGAAATCAAGATAAGTTGTTCTCCTTTATTGTGGAAGCGAGAAGCAAGGGCATAAACATTTTGCGTCCATCCCTCCATAAAAGCGGCAGAGTGTTTACCGTGGAAAACGGAAGCATCAGGTTCAGCTTATCAGCCATATTGGGCGTCTCCCAATCCTTTTTGCAAAAATTGATGGAGGTTCGAAAGGAGCAAGGCAAGTTTTCCGACCTGTTCGATTTGGCCGTTGCATTGAGCGGGAAATATTTCACGCGAAAATCCATCGAACCCTTGATCAAAGCGGGGGTGCTCGACGACTTCGGCAAAGACCGGGCAACGCTTCTAGCGACGATTGAAGCGGCGGAAAAACATGCTGGAATCGTCCGGCCGACAGAAGATGAGAATTTATTCACTTCGCAGGCTTCTTTGTTTGGAAAGCCGAAATATATGGAAGTTCCACCGGTTCCCAATAAAATGAAACTCCAATTTGAAAAGGAAGTATTAGGGTTTTATTTGACGGAACACCCGGTTGAAACCGTGCGCAAACGTCTGCATGTCGATACCAACATTCTTCAGTTGAAGCGGGCACCGCAGGACACTTATGTGAAATTTGCCGGAATGGTGGAATCCATTCGTCAACTCCGCACGAAAAACGGAGAATTGATGGCCTTTGTTCAAGTGCAGGATGAGTATGGTTCGATATCCACCACGATTTTTCCGAAACAATATAATGAATGCATGGGTTGGCTGAGAGAAGACCTGCTAGTCTATCTGGAAGGAAAAGTGCAATACCGTTTTAATCAGCCTCAAATTATCATAAAAATAATTAAATTGCTTCAATAA
- a CDS encoding bifunctional oligoribonuclease/PAP phosphatase NrnA, with the protein MKRQIIDTIEQYDTIIIHRHVRPDPDAYGSQMGLKALIQDNYPNKKVYAVGTHDELLSYLDRPDNIPDEVYNGALVIVTDTANTERIDDQRFSKGDFLIKIDHHPNDDAYGDLLWVDTASSSCSEMIYELYEEGRVYKNWKMTEQSARFLFAGIVGDTGRFLFPSTTTRTFEIAGQLIQYSFDRNEIFNGMYEMEENLLKLQGYVYQNFTMDENGAAFIKLPKELLKEFDVTVSETSSLVGSLSNIKGVRAWAIFVEEENEIRVRLRSKGPIINELAKKYHGGGHPLASGATAYSWEEVDQVIADLKQLCKEYQ; encoded by the coding sequence TTGAAAAGACAAATCATCGACACAATTGAGCAATATGATACCATCATCATTCACAGGCATGTCCGTCCGGATCCGGATGCATACGGTTCCCAAATGGGGTTAAAAGCATTGATCCAAGACAATTATCCAAATAAAAAGGTATATGCTGTTGGCACCCATGATGAATTATTGTCTTATTTGGACCGTCCGGACAATATTCCGGATGAGGTATATAATGGGGCACTTGTCATAGTGACAGATACGGCAAATACAGAAAGAATTGATGATCAACGATTTTCCAAAGGAGACTTTCTTATAAAAATCGATCACCATCCCAATGATGATGCTTACGGCGATTTGTTGTGGGTTGACACCGCTTCCAGTTCCTGCAGTGAAATGATTTATGAATTGTATGAAGAAGGCCGGGTTTATAAAAATTGGAAAATGACAGAACAATCGGCGAGATTCCTTTTTGCGGGAATTGTTGGAGATACGGGCAGATTTTTATTTCCAAGCACCACAACAAGAACCTTTGAAATTGCGGGACAATTGATACAATATTCATTTGACCGCAATGAAATTTTCAATGGCATGTATGAGATGGAAGAGAATTTATTGAAATTGCAAGGATATGTGTATCAAAACTTCACAATGGATGAAAACGGAGCTGCTTTCATCAAGCTTCCGAAAGAACTGTTGAAAGAATTTGATGTCACTGTTTCCGAAACGTCCTCATTGGTGGGCTCCCTCAGCAATATCAAAGGGGTCCGTGCCTGGGCGATTTTCGTTGAAGAAGAAAATGAAATCCGTGTAAGATTGCGTTCCAAAGGGCCAATCATCAACGAGCTTGCAAAAAAATACCATGGAGGCGGACATCCTTTGGCATCCGGTGCGACCGCCTATTCATGGGAAGAAGTGGATCAAGTGATTGCAGACTTGAAACAGCTTTGCAAAGAGTATCAATAA
- a CDS encoding YtpI family protein: MLNALLVTLIIASFAAYFYYKTKQFRSTLPIQKKWYKAKAGVALGLFVVFFGLNTFVVQDSMLGYIVGAVFVIVGLMESYFNLKRAKHEGKFVKQEYELNKQ; this comes from the coding sequence ATGCTGAATGCTTTATTGGTCACACTTATTATTGCTTCATTCGCCGCTTATTTTTACTATAAAACGAAACAATTCCGTTCCACTTTGCCGATCCAAAAAAAATGGTATAAAGCAAAAGCAGGCGTTGCTTTAGGTCTTTTTGTCGTTTTTTTTGGATTGAACACCTTCGTGGTACAAGATTCAATGTTAGGTTATATTGTCGGGGCAGTTTTTGTCATCGTGGGATTAATGGAATCCTATTTCAATTTGAAACGTGCAAAACACGAAGGAAAATTTGTCAAACAGGAATATGAATTAAACAAACAGTAA
- a CDS encoding DRTGG domain-containing protein, whose amino-acid sequence MSTKHEKILQYIESLPIGEKISVRQIAKEMQVSEGTAYRAIKEAENRSLVSSIERVGTIRIEKKKKENIERLTFAEIVNIVDGQVLGGKAGLHKTLNKFVIGAMQLEDMMRYTDPGSLLIVGNRIKAHYNALKTGAAVLITGGFDTTEENKRLADELELPIISSSYDTFTVATMINRAIYDQLIKKDILLIEDIYVKLEDTAKLTVGQTVADFHSLNAHTSHGAFPVVAKNNKLVGIVTVKDVFGKDGNELIEKVMTKHPISVSMKTSVASAGHRMVWEGIDLLPVVDDDGYLQGVISRQDVLKALQTSQHQPQHGETIDDIVKGEMKVLGEEEVVVEFTVTPQMTNQYGAVSYGAFTTLLTEVGLIALKRRKRGDAVLENIATYYIKPIQMDSVLKVVPHILDMSRKFVKMDFDVFHEDSLVGKAMATFQLLDR is encoded by the coding sequence ATGTCAACAAAACATGAAAAAATACTGCAATATATCGAGTCACTACCTATTGGCGAAAAAATTTCAGTCCGGCAAATTGCGAAAGAAATGCAGGTAAGCGAAGGCACGGCTTATCGGGCAATCAAAGAAGCGGAAAATCGAAGCTTGGTGAGTTCCATTGAACGTGTCGGAACAATCCGAATTGAAAAGAAAAAGAAAGAAAATATTGAACGCTTGACTTTCGCTGAAATCGTCAATATCGTGGACGGACAAGTGCTCGGTGGAAAAGCGGGGCTGCATAAAACATTGAATAAATTTGTCATTGGCGCAATGCAGCTGGAAGATATGATGCGCTATACCGATCCGGGAAGCCTTTTGATTGTCGGCAACCGTATCAAAGCCCATTACAACGCCTTAAAGACGGGAGCTGCCGTGTTGATCACGGGCGGTTTTGATACGACGGAAGAAAATAAAAGGCTTGCCGATGAATTGGAATTGCCGATCATTTCATCCAGTTATGATACATTTACCGTTGCAACAATGATTAACCGTGCCATTTATGACCAACTCATTAAAAAGGACATCTTGTTGATAGAAGACATTTATGTGAAGTTGGAAGATACGGCGAAACTCACGGTCGGTCAAACGGTGGCCGATTTCCACTCTTTGAATGCCCATACATCCCATGGCGCTTTTCCGGTTGTTGCAAAAAATAATAAATTAGTGGGAATTGTCACTGTGAAGGACGTATTCGGGAAAGACGGGAACGAATTGATTGAAAAAGTCATGACAAAACATCCGATTTCGGTTTCCATGAAAACCAGTGTCGCTTCGGCGGGTCACCGGATGGTTTGGGAAGGAATCGATCTGCTACCGGTGGTGGATGATGACGGATATTTGCAAGGCGTCATCAGCCGCCAGGACGTATTGAAAGCGTTGCAAACATCCCAACACCAACCGCAGCATGGCGAGACCATTGATGATATCGTCAAAGGCGAAATGAAAGTGCTGGGCGAAGAAGAGGTTGTCGTCGAGTTTACGGTGACTCCACAGATGACGAACCAATATGGTGCGGTATCTTATGGTGCCTTTACGACCCTGCTCACGGAAGTGGGATTGATTGCATTGAAAAGAAGAAAACGGGGAGATGCCGTGCTGGAGAATATTGCCACTTATTATATCAAGCCGATTCAGATGGATAGTGTGCTAAAGGTCGTTCCACATATATTGGATATGAGTAGAAAATTCGTGAAAATGGATTTTGATGTTTTTCATGAAGATTCACTCGTTGGGAAAGCGATGGCCACCTTCCAGTTGCTCGATCGTTAA
- a CDS encoding metal-dependent hydrolase: MEISYHGHSVVKIKTNGTTILIDPFITGNPLTDLKAEEEKPDVILLTHGHNDHVGDAIALAKANNSQVVALNELAVYLQKIGVNAHPMGVGGAYQFPFGKVKYTLAFHGSTYETETEVVNAGNPGGILFYAEGLTIYHAGDTALFGDMKLIGDRNDIDVAFLPIGDNFTMGPEDAAYAVELLRPKTVVPIHYNTFPLIKQDPNDFAKLVKNSRVQILEPGQKVELP; the protein is encoded by the coding sequence ATGGAAATTTCTTACCATGGTCATTCTGTTGTAAAGATCAAAACGAATGGTACCACGATCCTAATCGACCCGTTTATTACCGGAAACCCTTTGACAGATTTAAAAGCGGAAGAAGAAAAACCGGATGTTATTTTGCTTACACACGGTCATAACGATCATGTAGGGGATGCGATCGCCCTTGCAAAGGCGAACAATTCCCAAGTGGTGGCCTTGAATGAGCTTGCCGTATATCTGCAAAAAATAGGCGTGAATGCGCATCCGATGGGCGTTGGAGGGGCGTATCAGTTCCCGTTCGGTAAAGTGAAATATACCCTTGCTTTCCACGGTTCCACTTATGAAACGGAAACGGAAGTCGTCAATGCAGGAAACCCTGGCGGAATCTTGTTCTATGCGGAAGGTTTGACTATTTATCACGCAGGCGACACTGCGTTATTCGGTGATATGAAATTGATTGGCGACCGCAATGACATCGATGTCGCTTTCTTGCCAATCGGGGACAACTTCACAATGGGACCGGAAGACGCGGCATATGCGGTGGAATTGTTGAGACCGAAAACAGTCGTACCAATCCACTACAATACATTCCCGTTAATTAAACAAGATCCTAATGACTTTGCCAAATTGGTGAAAAACAGCAGAGTGCAAATTTTGGAGCCGGGGCAAAAGGTTGAATTGCCTTAA
- a CDS encoding Xaa-Pro peptidase family protein translates to MKKRIEKVQSYLKDQHIDLAFITNPDNVFYFSGFRSNPHERLLGIAIFQDMDPFIICPKMEIPDAKASGWPFDVIGHGDTDQPWNILANEIQSRTKNISTIAIEKEHLTVDRYESLQSCIQDASFVSIDEQMNQLRVIKDADELEKLRQAAALADYAIDVGVKAIKEGITELEIVQIIESAIKEKGYSMSFETTVLSGPKAASPHGTPGNRKIQKGDFVLFDLGVIYEGYCSDITRTVAFGEITEEQRKIYETVKRSNEQSIKAVKPGVRCMDLDRISRDIISQEGYGEYYTHRLGHGLGISIHEFPSVTGTNELELKPGMVFTIEPGIYKTGVAGVRIEDDVVVTENGVEVLTKYPKELIILQ, encoded by the coding sequence ATGAAGAAAAGAATTGAAAAGGTCCAGTCATACTTGAAGGATCAGCATATTGATTTGGCTTTTATCACAAATCCCGATAATGTTTTTTATTTTTCCGGTTTTCGGAGCAATCCCCACGAGAGATTACTCGGTATTGCAATCTTTCAGGATATGGACCCGTTTATCATTTGCCCCAAAATGGAAATTCCGGATGCAAAAGCTTCCGGTTGGCCATTTGATGTGATTGGTCATGGCGATACGGACCAGCCATGGAACATATTGGCAAATGAAATCCAATCCCGTACAAAGAACATTTCAACGATCGCCATTGAAAAGGAACATCTCACAGTCGATCGCTATGAATCGCTGCAATCGTGTATTCAAGATGCAAGTTTTGTTTCAATCGATGAGCAAATGAATCAATTACGGGTTATCAAAGATGCCGATGAACTCGAAAAATTAAGACAAGCTGCCGCGCTTGCGGATTACGCGATAGATGTTGGCGTAAAAGCCATCAAAGAAGGGATCACGGAACTGGAAATCGTCCAAATCATTGAAAGCGCCATCAAGGAAAAAGGATACTCCATGTCTTTTGAAACGACTGTATTGTCCGGACCAAAGGCGGCATCCCCGCATGGTACGCCAGGCAACCGGAAAATCCAAAAAGGTGATTTCGTTTTATTCGATTTAGGTGTCATCTATGAAGGATACTGTTCCGACATTACCCGCACCGTCGCTTTTGGGGAAATTACGGAAGAACAACGGAAAATCTACGAAACCGTGAAACGTTCGAACGAACAATCCATCAAAGCAGTAAAACCCGGCGTTCGCTGCATGGATTTGGACAGAATTTCCCGGGACATAATTTCACAGGAAGGATATGGCGAATATTATACCCACCGGTTGGGTCACGGCCTCGGCATTTCAATTCATGAATTCCCATCCGTAACAGGAACAAATGAGTTGGAATTGAAGCCGGGAATGGTCTTTACAATTGAACCTGGCATTTATAAAACCGGAGTTGCCGGAGTCCGTATCGAAGATGATGTCGTAGTGACGGAAAACGGCGTTGAAGTATTGACAAAATATCCAAAAGAATTGATTATCCTTCAATAA
- a CDS encoding ABC transporter ATP-binding protein, giving the protein MLKLTNIETYYGQIQALKGINLEVEEGKIVTLLGANGAGKSTTMRTIAGLLKPKKGTVEFLGQNVTGLKPHQLLRKGIALVPEGRAILSTMTVLENLEMGAYHRKDGNVKEDIKQVMKRFPILEERQTQLAGTLSGGQQQMLAIARALLSKPKLLLLDEPSMGLAPIIVSEIFRIIQEIKEEGTTVLVVEQNAKQALKIADYGYVMETGKIIMEGFAKDLLKDERIVEAYLGKKKTTV; this is encoded by the coding sequence TTGCTTAAGTTGACAAACATCGAAACCTATTATGGACAGATTCAGGCTTTAAAAGGAATCAATCTGGAAGTGGAGGAAGGGAAAATCGTCACCCTTCTTGGAGCGAATGGGGCCGGCAAATCGACGACGATGCGGACGATTGCAGGTCTGTTAAAACCAAAAAAAGGGACGGTGGAATTTTTAGGTCAAAATGTGACGGGATTGAAACCCCATCAACTCCTGAGAAAAGGAATCGCGCTCGTTCCCGAAGGACGCGCGATCTTATCAACAATGACCGTGCTGGAAAATCTTGAAATGGGCGCATATCATCGAAAAGATGGCAATGTAAAAGAGGACATCAAACAGGTGATGAAACGGTTTCCCATTTTGGAGGAACGCCAAACTCAATTGGCAGGCACGTTGTCTGGCGGCCAGCAGCAAATGCTGGCCATCGCCCGCGCATTGCTTTCAAAACCGAAGCTGTTGCTGCTGGATGAACCATCGATGGGGCTTGCTCCCATCATTGTTTCGGAAATCTTTCGCATCATTCAAGAGATTAAAGAGGAAGGAACAACCGTATTAGTGGTGGAACAAAATGCGAAACAAGCGTTGAAAATCGCGGATTATGGTTATGTCATGGAAACCGGAAAAATCATCATGGAAGGTTTCGCAAAAGATTTGCTCAAAGATGAGCGGATCGTTGAAGCGTATTTGGGGAAAAAGAAAACGACGGTATAA